From the genome of Prionailurus bengalensis isolate Pbe53 chromosome D1, Fcat_Pben_1.1_paternal_pri, whole genome shotgun sequence:
agccacccaggcgccccatgattttttaaattataaaataatttaaacattgaAATGTGCAGAGAGTAAtgaaatttttcaatatttattatttagcataaattctaacatttttttcataacttttaaagaaataagacagTATTAGTACTGTTGGAGTCCTTTTCGTACCTTCCCCATTTTGTTTCCTACTCTGTCTCCCGAGTTAAACATTATCCTAAAGGTGGTATGTGTCCTTCCCTTCTaagtttttagatttttactGAATATGTACAAATCCATAGGCaatgtaatgattttattttgtgtttaaaattttaacttgtaagtggtattatttatatatattctggaaCTAGTTTTTTCACCCAGTTACATTATTTaatctgtgcatttttaaaaatgttattatatttagttttgagagagagagagcaggggcggggggctgcagagagagagggagaaagagaatctcaaggtgttagtgcagagcccgatgcagggctcaatctcacaactgtgagatcatgacttgagccgaaaatgagagttggtcgcttaactgagtcaggcacccctctgtgcattttgatacatataaatatttgttctttttttaaaaaattttttttttcaatgtttatttatttttgggacagagagagacagagcatgaacaggggaagggcagagagagagggagacacagaatcggaaacaggctccaggctctgagccatcagcccagagcccgacgcggggctcgaactcacagaccgcaagatcgtgacctggctgaagtcggacgctttaaccgactgcgccacccaggcgcccctaaatatttgttcttttaaattgcAGTCCGTGTATAAAATATGACCAGATAACAatacatctgttttctttttattatcaacatttatttttaaaattttcactagtacatataacatataaatgttcaataaacatttatgtacaaacTCCTTGTGTACATAATATATACTTAGATGAGGAATTGTTGGGTAGTAGGATATACACACCTCCAGCATAGTTGTAGCAATTTCTGCTTCTACCAGCATCATGTTCTAGTTCTCTTTAttgaacatttgtattttttttccttgcctgtaGACTTTGGTAATTTATCTGTTGGATTAGTTAACTTGTAtgggccttagttttctcacctgtaaattATTAGTGATAAATCACATCAGTGGATTACAAACTGCTACTGAACCCTTTGGTTCATGGCGAAAGGTAAAAGAAACTGGTAACAATAGAACTATACTAGTTAGAGGCCTGACTGTTTGGgtctcctcacccccaccatgACCTTGAAGGAAGCTTAGAATCCCTAGGGCTCAGTGAAGTACAGTGTGACTAGATCAGAAAGGCAGTCCAcagtcttttatttctaaaataaccaTGTTCTTATCATTTGATGTAAAAACAACTGCAGTATTTGATACATCAGTAAACAtcctttaagaaattattttaggcttcttttttttccaaaacaagtgaacaaattaaaatattttatttatgggggttcctggatagctcagttggttgagcatccaacttcggctcaggtcatgatctcaaggtttgtgagttcaagacctgcattggactctctgctgtcagcacggagcccatttcagatcctctttccccctctctctctgcccctcccctgctggcgttttctcaaaaataaataaacatttaaaaaaataaaaatataaataagtgtttatatattttgacagagagagaaagtgcttgtgcatgagtggggggaggggtcagagatagagggagagaaaggatcccaagcaggctccacgccgacagcacagagccctacatggggctcgatctcaggaacagtgagatcatgaccttagtcgaaatcaagagtcagacacttaaccgactgagccacccaggcacccctaaacatgatttaaaaagttatttttattccctttctaGAGGAATCAAAAGAATCTGTTgctgaggaagaagaagaagacgacagTGATGACGATGTTGAACCTATTGCTGAATTTAGATTTGTGCCTAATGATAAGTCAGCATGTGAGTATTCTATAGAATTGATTCTTTTCCCTTTATGTATCAAATACTCCCCACACCCCATTTACCTTTACCCTCATTACCTCTGTTCTAttgccttttcttcattttgacaTCTATCATATCACTGAGGACCCGATACCTATTAATATCGAAGACTGTAAATGTAGTGAGAGCATAGGAGACACCATATTATTTGGTGTGTTTTGTGAATGGAGAAATCTGGTTATTTTTATTGACATGATGCTGTTGACTTTGAATCTTACCAGATAGAGGGCAAGGAGTCCTGGCGATTCCAAAGTGAATGACGCAAGGATAGCTGGAAAGAGCCCTATTAACTGAAAGGGGCTTCACCCTGATTTAGCAGCAGTCTGACCAGGACTTTGGCTCTTTTTCTCAGAAAATCCAGCCAGGCATGAAGAGATCTCAACATTATCTTGAAATGAACTCTTATTTTGTAACTTGTCCATTGCCATCAAGCACTTTTCAAGATTGATCTCCTTGGAATTTGGCAAGTTTTGTAAATAGTGTGATTCTGGTATATTTCTTGTCTACTCATTGAATTTATTTGGACTGGTGGTTATATTACTAAAATTTTACTGTAcacaggccagaaaagaatgtttattaCAATTTAATTTCCTTGTTCAGTGGAGGCAATGTTCACTGCAATGTGTGAATGCCAGGCTTTGCATCCAGATCCTGAGGATGAAGATTCAGATGATTACGATGGAGAAGAATATGATGTGGAAGCACATGGTTagtgaaatggatttttttaaatgtggtgtTTCATTTTAAGCATTTGTTTGTACTACAGGTATGAGATTATAGTTCTTTAGATCTCTGTTAAATACCCAGATAGTGTGGTTATTAATAAAAGTGAATGGCACGATTCATGTCAAAGTCAACTTGGAAAAACTGTGGAATTTCCAAGCTTAAGTGTAGAAAGCAGATATTATTGGGGTCAGAAAATGGATAGagataaatggaaggaaaggaaatggtaGATAGGAAAGTTGGGGTTGGGAGAGTCTTTTAAGTTGATGCGGATGCTCCCAAAGAATAAGCTTTCTCCCTCCACCACTTGAAGCCTGTATTACTTACATCTTCCCTTAATATACTCCTTCAAACAGCTCATTTCCCaagtcattttttccccccagaaccATATTTCACTTATCTAAGAGCATTTTTCTTTGCCTCCCCAGACCAGAATGCAATTGCTAGCCTGGTAGATTCATGTAACTTGAGGTGCttgctgttctgttttctttttccccactgcTCTCATCTCCACCGATCTGGCTGTCCAAGGCCCTTTCCTCCATGTGTAGTCACTTCCTGGCCTGAGGCAAACTTGGTTCTGGAATTCTCCTTCATATATCTGAATACATTCCCATCTTCACTGAGAttttttagtgattttatttttttatcctttttatatttgccagaatttctgagtttttaaaaggaGCATATATTTTAATCCCGAAAGAACCATCAGTACAAATTAATACCAAATTAATTTGCACTCATCTATAAGATTCCCACCTCAGGATAATATAAGACTTTTTGCCTTAGGAACATCCTCTTTGCCTTCTAGTGCCtggacatttgatttttttaagaattgctGTTTACTGACCCATTATCTTTTGGAATCCCTTCTCATCCTAGAGGGTAGatacattttctttgtatttctgttttcaacAGATGACCTACATATGTGTATTAAAcgaatattgaaaaatattttcctggaaGCCTTTTTAAACTGTACCTATCTTCAATAAACGCATTATtgattatccatttttttctaattgttctttaatagtttaaaagcattttatttttttagaacaaGGGCAGGGAGACATCCCTACATTTTACACCTATGAAGAAGGATTGTCCCATTTAACAGCAGAAGGCCAAGCCACATTGGAGAGATTAGAAGGAATGCTTTCTCAGTCTGTGAGCAGCCAATACAACATGGCTGGAGTTCGGACAGAAGATTCAATAAGAGATTATGAAGGTGAGTATCCTTCTTTCTTTCGGTGTGAATAGTCAGATGGTCATTTGGGCAATGAGGGAAGCTATGGAGAGATATACACGTTCTTTTGGAAACTGTTAAGACAGAAAAATCTCAGACTTGTGcaacttttttagttttttccccCAACTACAAAAATAGTCTGTTCAcagtcaaaacatttttaaatgtttttcacaggcaaagaagaaatgaaaaatcaagtgTAATTATAATTGAAAGACATTAATTTTTCTGTTGCATATCATTccagtctttttttgtttgcttgtgtgtatatatatgtgtgtgtacatatcagtgctgctatttttatttttaaaatgaattcctaTGTGATTATATGCAAAACTAGGATGTTCACTTGATTTAAAGGGCTAGGCAGCATTCAGTACACTTGGGTTCTTGTTTTGTGACAAATTTCTGGACCTTAATCAAGAGGCTTTCAAATTTGTTTCAGTTGTCTCTACTTTGTAAGcttctttgtaaatatttccccTGTTAGACTGGTTTGCTTTTCTGATTGCCTGTTTCAGTCAGAATATTGAAGTATTCTTTTGGTGCAGCCTTTACTTCTTATTCCTTGCTCTAGTGCAGTACTGAGGTCCAtggatttttcatttaaatgactttcaataaataaacattaaaaaacaaaaaaaaacaaaaatggggcgcccgggtagctca
Proteins encoded in this window:
- the CLNS1A gene encoding methylosome subunit pICln, which produces MSFLKSFPPPGSAEGLRQQQPETEAVLNGKGLGTGTLYIAESRLSWLDGSGLGFSLEYPAISLHAVSRDLNAYPREHLYVMVNAKFGEESKESVAEEEEEDDSDDDVEPIAEFRFVPNDKSALEAMFTAMCECQALHPDPEDEDSDDYDGEEYDVEAHEQGQGDIPTFYTYEEGLSHLTAEGQATLERLEGMLSQSVSSQYNMAGVRTEDSIRDYEDGMEVDTTPTVAGQFEDADVDH